The genomic interval TCAGAGAAATAACGAAGTTTTAAACTCAGTAAAATTATTCAAACCACTAAATTATATATCCTACTAAAAATACACCTTTTAACTTTTTTTAAATGAATTTATTCAATCCAATTTTTGTTTTGTTTAATCTTTTTATAGTTTTGTTAAACATTTTAATATTAATTTTATAACTATATCCTTCAATAGTATGTCAACACTCGAATTTAACCAACTAATGCTGGGCTATAAATTACCACTAAGGTACTTTGCTCTGCGATTAACATCCGATACAACAGATGCTGATGATCTGTTGCAGGACACATTATTAAAAGCATTATTAAACAGAGATAAATTTACCGAAAGCACTAACCTGAAAGCATGGCTGTATACTATAATGAAAAATACGTTCATTAATAATTATCGCAGGCAGTCGAAAACAAAAGCATTTATAGATCGGGAAAAGGATACGATTTCACAATCAATTCCAACTTCAAACAATTGTGTTTCTCCTCTTTCTGTGTTAGCAGAAAAGGATATTAAATCGCAAATAGATTCGCTTGAAGATGAATTGCGGATTCCTTTTGAACATTTTTTTGAAGGGTATAAATACAAAGAAATTGCAGATAACCTTCAAATACCGATTGGTACAGTAAAGAGTCGCATTTTTTTAGCAAGAAAAAAACTGATAGTTTCGCTAAAAGATTTCAGGTAACTTACATTCCTGATGCAAGAGAATAAACTTAGTAATGTCGCATAAAATAGTTGTTATCGGTTCGGGGTTTTCTTCACTTTCGGCTGCCAGTTATCTTGCAAAATCAGGATTTGATGTTACAGTAATTGAAAAAAATGAAAGTGCCGGTGGCCGAGCCAGGAAATTTGAAACACAAGGATATAATTTCGATATGGGGCCAAGTTGGTACTGGATGCCTGAAATATTTGACGAATTTTTTTCTGATTTCGGCTCCACTGCTGATAGTCATTATAAACTTAAACGACTTTCGCCTTCCTATGCAGCTTACTTTGGAAATGGAGAAGAATTAATTGTCCCTTCCGATTTCTCAGATCTCTGTCAATTATTTGAATCCATTGAACCAGGAGCAGGCAAGCTGCTCAAAAAATACCTTAAAGAAGCCGAGTACAAATACCATGTAGCGGTTGACAAAATCATGCGAAGGCCGGGAAAATCAATGACCGAACTCATGGAAATTTCCTTTATTCCCGCCCTTTTTCGATTGGACTTATTTCAATCAATTGAAAAACATATACGAAAGTACTTCTCATCAGAAAAAATTATTCGATTGCTCGAATTTCCCATTTTATTTTTGGGAACCATGCCAAAAAACACTCCTGCTCTCTACAGTTTAATGAATTATGCAGACATGGTCTTGGGAACCTGGTATCCGGTAGGAGGTATGTACAAAATTGTTGAAGGAATGAAAAATGTTGCATTGCAACAAGGAGTTCAATTTGTTTTCAATGAAACAGTAAATTCTATAAATGTGTTAAATGGAAAAGCTATTTCAGTTAGCACTCAATCCAAGGTTTATGAAGCCGACTGGGTGGTTGCCGGATCTGACTATCAGCATACAGAACAAACTTTATTAAAAAAGGAATTCCGCAAGTATTCCTCAAATTACTGGAACAAGCGAGTAATGGCTCCTTCTGCACTTTTATTTTATTTGGGTATAAAAAAACTGCTTCCAAAATTTCAACACCATACATTGTTTTTTGATTGTTCTTTGGAAAACCATGCTACAGAGATTTACGATGACCCACAATGGCCCAAACAACCCATGTTTTATGTTTGCCGTACATCTGCCAGCGACGCTTCTGTGGCTCCACCTGGATGCGAAAATTTATTTATTCTTATACCTATCGCTTCCGGATTGAATGATGATGATGTGGTTCGCGAAAAATATTATTCCAGTATAATGACTCGAATGGAAGCTTATTATGGCGAATCAATTGCACCATTCGTAGAGTTCAAAAGAAGCTATGCGCACTCCAATTTTAATGCTGATTACAATGCATTTAAAGGAAACGCCTACGGTCTTGCAAATACATTAAAACAAACTGCACGTTTTAAACCTTCCATTACAAGTAATAAAGTAAGTAATTTGTTTTACACCGGGCAGCTTACAGTGCCCGGTCCGGGTGTTCCACCGGCAATTATTTCAGGTAAATTGGTTGCCGAACAAGTAGCTAAAAAAATAAAAAAGTAGAATTTGTATTTTTGCCTCATGGAGAAATTATTTGATAGGGTTGCACTAAGCTGTAGTAAAATAACCACCAATTTATATAGCACTTCCTTTAGTTTAGGGATTCGAT from Bacteroidota bacterium carries:
- a CDS encoding sigma-70 family RNA polymerase sigma factor, with the protein product MSTLEFNQLMLGYKLPLRYFALRLTSDTTDADDLLQDTLLKALLNRDKFTESTNLKAWLYTIMKNTFINNYRRQSKTKAFIDREKDTISQSIPTSNNCVSPLSVLAEKDIKSQIDSLEDELRIPFEHFFEGYKYKEIADNLQIPIGTVKSRIFLARKKLIVSLKDFR
- the crtI gene encoding phytoene desaturase, with the protein product MSHKIVVIGSGFSSLSAASYLAKSGFDVTVIEKNESAGGRARKFETQGYNFDMGPSWYWMPEIFDEFFSDFGSTADSHYKLKRLSPSYAAYFGNGEELIVPSDFSDLCQLFESIEPGAGKLLKKYLKEAEYKYHVAVDKIMRRPGKSMTELMEISFIPALFRLDLFQSIEKHIRKYFSSEKIIRLLEFPILFLGTMPKNTPALYSLMNYADMVLGTWYPVGGMYKIVEGMKNVALQQGVQFVFNETVNSINVLNGKAISVSTQSKVYEADWVVAGSDYQHTEQTLLKKEFRKYSSNYWNKRVMAPSALLFYLGIKKLLPKFQHHTLFFDCSLENHATEIYDDPQWPKQPMFYVCRTSASDASVAPPGCENLFILIPIASGLNDDDVVREKYYSSIMTRMEAYYGESIAPFVEFKRSYAHSNFNADYNAFKGNAYGLANTLKQTARFKPSITSNKVSNLFYTGQLTVPGPGVPPAIISGKLVAEQVAKKIKK